One region of Acidobacteriota bacterium genomic DNA includes:
- a CDS encoding DUF126 domain-containing protein, which yields MARMIEGKPLVPGTARGLALVTDEPLSFWGGYDQWTGEIIDRRHPLSGENAKGKILVVPASRGSSTTTAVLLEAIRNGNAPVAIVTACVDRFFALASIVADEMYQRPIPIIALDQQEFDRLQTGERIEVFDNGHLMVEDNA from the coding sequence ATGGCAAGAATGATCGAAGGAAAACCGCTGGTTCCGGGCACAGCCAGGGGATTAGCGCTGGTCACCGACGAACCGCTGAGTTTCTGGGGAGGATACGATCAATGGACAGGCGAAATCATTGACCGGCGGCATCCCCTTTCCGGCGAAAACGCCAAAGGCAAAATTCTGGTCGTCCCGGCTTCGCGCGGTTCCAGCACGACAACAGCCGTGCTGCTGGAAGCCATTCGCAACGGAAATGCTCCGGTGGCGATTGTGACCGCTTGTGTAGATCGGTTTTTCGCGTTGGCTTCGATTGTCGCGGATGAAATGTATCAACGCCCTATCCCGATCATCGCGCTCGACCAGCAGGAATTTGATCGCCTGCAAACCGGAGAACGAATTGAGGTTTTCGACAACGGACACCTGATGGTAGAAGACAATGCCTGA